The DNA window CCGGAAGTCCTGGAAACGGGCGGGAACAAACCAAAGACTCCCGGCGCGAAAACGGGAGGGAGCCTCCCCGTGCCACTGCTCATAGGGCATGCGGTATTCGTCGATGAGAGACAAATCCGGGCGCGCTTCAATAAAATCGTCCACAAGGGCCCGGGAGGGCGCCGAGAAAAAGAGAAACGACACGTCCTCCTCTTCCCAGTTCCCCATGAAATGGGGGCCGGCGATCTCCTCCCCGGTTCCGGCGCGACCGTCCACATAATAAATGTAGAGGTCTTTGAGCCGGGGAAAGCGGCCCCCGTCTTCAGGCACGGGCCTTGGGGAGCTGGTCCATGTACCATCGCATGGGATCCAGCAGCTCGAAGCCGACGTCTTCCAGCCTCTTTTTGACCCCGGTCACATTCAGGGTCAGCAGATAGGCGAACACCACCCGCTTGCCCTCCTCCCAGTACCGGGCCACCAGGATGCTGCCCATGGACACATTCTCCTCGGTGATGGCGTCCACGATTTTTTTCATCTGCCCGATCTTTTCCTCCACCACAATGCAGATCAAAGTCCCGGGCTCGCCGATTCCCAGCACGTTGATAAACGCCCGCAAAAGGTCCCGGACGGACAGAATCCCCGTGAGTCGGTTGGCCTCGTCCACCACCGGAAGCGCCCCCACCCGGGTCTTCTGGGCGAGCAAAAGAGCGTCCTGGATGGTGAGCTGGGGAGAGATGGTGACCGGATCAATGGACATGATGTCCTTGGCCTTGAGATCCACTTTCTTTTCGGACTCGGATTTTCCCCCGCCCTTTTTGTAAATGCCCTGGGGCAAAGCGCTCCTTAAATCCCGGTCCGTCACGATCCCGATGAGCAGATTTCTGGAGTCGATGACGGGAAGATGGCGGATGCGATGCTCCCCCATCAGCCGGTGGGCGTCGTAAATATCGGCGTCTTTATCGATGGTGACCACTTCCTGGGTCATGGATTGACTGACAAACATTTTATCCCCCGTTCATTAATATATTGACATGCCCGCCCGCCAGCTCCGGCAAGCGCTTGAGGCTGTAGCCTCCTTCGAGAATGGACAGCGCCCGGCCCCCGGAATACGAGTCCGCCATTTCGCAGATCCGTTTCATCATCCATGAAAACCCGCCGGTGGAAAGATTGATCCGGGACATGTTGTCCTCCACGTGGGCGTCAAACCCGGCGGACACGATGATGACCTCCGGCTTGAAGGCGTCAAAGGCCGGAAACAGATCATTTTCAAAACTTTTTTTGTATTCCTCATCCCCGCCGCCTGGAAGAATCGGCGAGTTTTTCGTGAACCCTTTGCCCTCGCCCTTTCCGTCCTCAAACTCCCGGCCGGTGCCCGGAAAGGCGAAGGACGGGTGCTCATGGATGGAATAGTAAAACACGGACGGGTCCTGCTCAAAAATATGCTGGGTGCCGTTTCCGTGATGCACGTCGAAATCCACGACGCCCACCCGCTTGATCCCCCACTTGTCGATAAGGTACCGGGCGGCCAGGGCCACATTGGCGAAATAGCAAAACCCCATGGCCTGGTCCGTCTCCGCGTGATGGCCCGGGGGCCTCACCGCGCAAAAGGCGTTGTCCAGCCGGCCATCCATCACCATATCCGTCACACGCAGTATGCCCCCCACCGCCAGACGGGCGGCGTCAAAGGTGCTCATGCACATCTGGTTGTCCGGGCAGTAAAAAATCTTCTCTCCGGCCAGGCAGGCGTCTTTAAAATTCTTGATGTAGTACTGGGTGTGGATCGCCTCGATCCATTTCATGTCGGCGGGCTCGGCCTCGATCCGGGTCAGCTTGTCCATGAGCCCCGCGTCTTTGATCCCCTGCTGAATGGCGGTGAGCCTTTCAGGGACCTCGGGATGAAACGGCCCGGTCTTATGCGCCAGGAAGCGCTCGTCGTATAAAAAACCTGTTTTTCTCATATAATCCCACTTTTCGCCATTTTTTTATGTGGATGAAGATTCCGAAAAAATCCGGTCGAACACCCC is part of the Candidatus Desulfarcum epimagneticum genome and encodes:
- a CDS encoding conserved hypothetical protein (Evidence 4 : Unknown function but conserved in other organisms) — translated: MFVSQSMTQEVVTIDKDADIYDAHRLMGEHRIRHLPVIDSRNLLIGIVTDRDLRSALPQGIYKKGGGKSESEKKVDLKAKDIMSIDPVTISPQLTIQDALLLAQKTRVGALPVVDEANRLTGILSVRDLLRAFINVLGIGEPGTLICIVVEEKIGQMKKIVDAITEENVSMGSILVARYWEEGKRVVFAYLLTLNVTGVKKRLEDVGFELLDPMRWYMDQLPKARA
- a CDS encoding Histone deacetylase, translating into MRKTGFLYDERFLAHKTGPFHPEVPERLTAIQQGIKDAGLMDKLTRIEAEPADMKWIEAIHTQYYIKNFKDACLAGEKIFYCPDNQMCMSTFDAARLAVGGILRVTDMVMDGRLDNAFCAVRPPGHHAETDQAMGFCYFANVALAARYLIDKWGIKRVGVVDFDVHHGNGTQHIFEQDPSVFYYSIHEHPSFAFPGTGREFEDGKGEGKGFTKNSPILPGGGDEEYKKSFENDLFPAFDAFKPEVIIVSAGFDAHVEDNMSRINLSTGGFSWMMKRICEMADSYSGGRALSILEGGYSLKRLPELAGGHVNILMNGG